The following nucleotide sequence is from bacterium.
CATGCGCCTTTCTCAGCAGTTCCCCGACCCGTACACCATACGGGCACGCCTTTTCGTATGAACGGTAATCATTAACTGCATCGGCCCGTTTCGTTTTCGGAATCTGCGCGTAATACTCCCGCGCCTCCCTCGTTGCGCCGAATCCCGTGTAATAGCCGGAGAACCGGAGGATGTCCGACACCGCTACGCCGTCCGGGTTGGCCCGCTCGCATGCTCCGCACATGCGGCAGTAGTACCCGCCCATGCACTCGGCGAACCGCCTGAGTCCTTGGTCCTCGCTGGCGGTGAGAGTGCCGCCGACCGCTTCGAGGTTCTCCTTGAGTTCGTCGAAGGAATAGAGCATGCTGCCGTACGCCTTCACGCCGGGGACATTGAGCGCCCAGTGTATGAGCGCGGTGGCGATGCTCTTGTTGTCCGGCAGGTACGCGCTCACACGCTCCCTGAGATCGGGCACTTCTTCCCAGTTCTTTGCGCCGTAGAGAAAGACCTTCATCGCCGTGACCGCGATTCCCTTGCCGGCGGCCTTCTTGATGAGCGCGAGATACCGGTCCTGGCTCGTCTGCGAAAATTTATCGTCGGTGAAATAGTCGCGCGGCACTGTCGGGTTGACGGGCACCTGAATGAGGTCGAAGAAATCGCTGTCGATGGCCGCCTCGAATATCTCGGAGGTGTTGACATGCTGGGACATCATGAGATGACGTGTCTTGCCTTGTTTCTTGAGGGTCTCGAACGCCTGTATCACGCCCGTTTTCGCCTTGACGTCCTCCGGCTTGCGGTACTGGGAATGAACCTTGAATCCGTCGATGTATTCGAGCCCGGTTTTTTTCAGGCAGCCCTCGAAAATCTCGATGGCCTTGTCCTTTTCGAGGCTTGCCACTACCGTGTCACAGTAGAAAGAATCGCGGTCCCGTTCACGGAAGAGTTCGTACGGCGCGGGATC
It contains:
- a CDS encoding twin-arginine translocation signal domain-containing protein, which encodes MKKAKRTLDGCGTGAISRRRFITEASSTAAAGAAAISLAGCGQKPAQKSGKGLKYVMLGRTNMKTSVFLGDRMADTEMYKAALDAGINYWHKFGHWVDPAPYELFRERDRDSFYCDTVVASLEKDKAIEIFEGCLKKTGLEYIDGFKVHSQYRKPEDVKAKTGVIQAFETLKKQGKTRHLMMSQHVNTSEIFEAAIDSDFFDLIQVPVNPTVPRDYFTDDKFSQTSQDRYLALIKKAAGKGIAVTAMKVFLYGAKNWEEVPDLRERVSAYLPDNKSIATALIHWALNVPGVKAYGSMLYSFDELKENLEAVGGTLTASEDQGLRRFAECMGGYYCRMCGACERANPDGVAVSDILRFSGYYTGFGATREAREYYAQIPKTKRADAVNDYRSYEKACPYGVRVGELLRKAHERLG